In a genomic window of Stakelama saccharophila:
- a CDS encoding SDR family NAD(P)-dependent oxidoreductase — protein MSSYAERFAGRTAIVAGGASGLGRAVAARITAEGGKVALWDLNEDALIEAKSAVGGVHTAALDIADPQAVARAADETAKVLGRVDVLVVSAGITGATAEVQDYPIDSWQRVIDINLNGLFYCNRAVIPHMLKNGYGRIVNVSSVAGKEGNPNASAYSASKAGVIGFTKSLGKELATKGVIANSLTPATFESPILEQLPESQVDYMRSKIPMGRLGEVDENAAMICFMASEECSFTTAATFDTSGGRTTF, from the coding sequence AACGGTTCGCCGGGCGCACGGCCATCGTCGCGGGCGGGGCGTCCGGCCTCGGCCGCGCGGTCGCTGCGCGCATTACCGCAGAAGGCGGAAAGGTCGCGTTGTGGGACCTGAACGAGGATGCGCTTATCGAGGCGAAGTCGGCCGTCGGCGGCGTCCACACGGCAGCGCTGGACATCGCCGACCCGCAGGCCGTGGCGCGCGCGGCGGACGAGACGGCGAAAGTGCTCGGGCGCGTCGACGTGTTGGTCGTGTCGGCCGGCATCACCGGCGCGACCGCCGAGGTTCAGGACTATCCGATCGACAGTTGGCAGCGCGTCATCGACATCAATCTCAACGGACTGTTCTACTGCAATCGCGCGGTGATCCCGCACATGCTGAAGAACGGCTATGGCCGCATCGTCAACGTGTCTTCGGTCGCGGGCAAGGAGGGCAATCCCAATGCCAGCGCCTATTCCGCGTCAAAGGCCGGCGTGATCGGCTTTACCAAGTCATTGGGCAAGGAACTGGCGACGAAGGGCGTCATCGCCAACAGCCTGACGCCCGCCACTTTCGAAAGTCCGATCCTGGAGCAACTTCCCGAAAGCCAGGTCGATTACATGCGCTCCAAGATCCCGATGGGACGCCTCGGCGAGGTCGACGAAAACGCGGCGATGATCTGCTTCATGGCGAGCGAGGAATGCAGCTTCACCACCGCCG